aatctcttgctggggggcggggaattcttttttttttttttttttttttttttttttttttagattttgaaagttttatttttaaacaaagCAATAAAAATATCTTAGGGGGCAGGTTTTCTCCATTTTCAGTGTAGGTTAGTTTATTTCAGTGAAGATGTGGGCTACTTGGGTTTTCCAAAAGTAACAGCAAGGCCAACAAGTAGCAGGAACATGGCAATACTGAGCAGGACTGTGATGACCACCATTCCTCCAGAACGTCCTTCAAAGGAAGCCTTCATTTCTCTTGGGTTTGGAGGCAGATCTCGGGTCTTGAAGGGCTGCGACCAGTTTGTGTACGCAATCTCTTTATTACCATCATTATACAAAATAAAGCGTATCGTATAAGCAGTTCCAGGCAAAATTTTTATAACCTGGTTGGCATTCTGATTACTGATGTCTGGTCCTACTTGAAATACATAGAGATCTGTTGGTGAACGTTCTCCAAACAAGGA
Above is a window of Eleutherodactylus coqui strain aEleCoq1 chromosome 3, aEleCoq1.hap1, whole genome shotgun sequence DNA encoding:
- the LOC136621812 gene encoding uroplakin-2-like; this translates as MRHILGIGLLAALFVTRCVLSQRKPLLLDEYKISLFSKDRILSTVIWLKPPYCLYEEWMLQALDTSVAPRITSQIEVQVQITDNSNETYVVPHKFQVPQFSSLFGERSPTDLYVFQVGPDISNQNANQVIKILPGTAYTIRFILYNDGNKEIAYTNWSQPFKTRDLPPNPREMKASFEGRSGGMVVITVLLSIAMFLLLVGLAVTFGKPK